One Amorphoplanes digitatis genomic window carries:
- a CDS encoding alpha/beta hydrolase, giving the protein MSDGEDVPEMTTTTSRTQAPPEPEQPPEPRRGLWWRLLHRWHYGFVGVLGAVTCFCLSLTPSLLPRGPGLQAVIGGISAAIGYGFGALAVWLTSKLLNRPMPRPGRLAWRILAAVSAVAVLVMLYLGAAWQRDIHELMGVDAPARPRYLVVLPLALLLGVGLVGLMRALRHLARVTGRLLGRVIPASTARVITGLAVVLLALGVLNGVVLDGFFAITDNSFKAINAETEPDAAQPTDPLRSGGPGSLVSWASLGKQGRNFVSGGPTTDQLRAFGGIRVEQPIRVYAGLDSAETSRERAALAVEELQRTGAFDRKVLLVITTTGTGWVDSGGVDPLEYMYNGDTAMVALQYSYLPSWLSFLVDKERARQAGRDLFNAVYGAWSKLPLSQRPKLLLFGESLGSFGAESAFSGADDIRNRVDGMLLVGPPNRNELWREFVADRDPGTPEILPTYENGATIRFARDPATDLDRPTPTWASPRVVYLQHPSDPIVWWGPRLMVSRPDWLAEPRGADVSPDIRWYPMVTFWQVTADMAFSTGVPDGHGHSYGAEPVAAWADIAPPEGWTPQRTADLTALIAAGGGD; this is encoded by the coding sequence GTGAGCGATGGAGAGGACGTACCGGAGATGACGACCACGACCTCGCGGACACAGGCACCCCCGGAGCCGGAGCAGCCGCCGGAGCCGCGGCGCGGCCTGTGGTGGCGGCTGCTGCACCGCTGGCACTACGGCTTCGTCGGGGTGCTCGGCGCGGTGACCTGCTTCTGCCTGTCGCTGACCCCGTCGCTGCTGCCCCGCGGGCCCGGCCTCCAGGCCGTGATCGGCGGCATCTCGGCGGCCATCGGCTACGGATTCGGCGCGCTGGCGGTGTGGCTGACCAGCAAGCTGCTCAACCGGCCGATGCCCCGGCCAGGCCGGCTGGCCTGGCGGATCCTGGCCGCCGTCTCCGCGGTCGCCGTGCTGGTCATGCTGTACCTGGGCGCCGCCTGGCAGCGGGACATCCACGAGCTGATGGGCGTCGACGCGCCGGCGCGGCCGCGCTATCTGGTCGTCCTGCCGCTCGCCCTGCTCCTCGGTGTCGGGCTGGTCGGCCTGATGCGGGCGCTGCGCCACCTGGCCCGCGTCACCGGCCGGCTGCTCGGGCGGGTCATCCCGGCGTCGACCGCCCGGGTGATCACCGGCCTCGCGGTCGTCCTGCTCGCGCTCGGCGTGCTCAACGGCGTGGTGCTCGACGGGTTCTTCGCCATCACCGACAACAGCTTCAAGGCGATAAACGCCGAGACCGAGCCCGACGCCGCCCAGCCCACCGATCCGCTGCGCTCCGGCGGCCCCGGCTCGCTGGTGTCCTGGGCCTCGCTGGGCAAGCAGGGCCGCAACTTCGTCTCCGGCGGGCCGACCACGGACCAGCTGCGCGCCTTCGGCGGCATCCGCGTCGAGCAGCCGATCCGGGTGTACGCCGGGCTGGACTCCGCGGAAACCTCGCGGGAGCGGGCCGCGCTCGCGGTCGAGGAGTTGCAGCGCACCGGCGCGTTCGACCGCAAGGTGCTCCTCGTGATCACCACGACCGGCACGGGCTGGGTCGACTCGGGCGGCGTCGACCCGCTGGAGTACATGTACAACGGCGACACGGCGATGGTCGCACTTCAGTACTCCTACCTGCCCAGCTGGCTGTCGTTCCTGGTCGACAAGGAACGCGCCCGGCAGGCCGGCCGGGACCTGTTCAACGCGGTGTACGGCGCCTGGTCGAAGCTGCCGCTGAGCCAGCGGCCGAAGCTGCTGCTGTTCGGCGAGAGCCTCGGCTCGTTCGGCGCGGAATCGGCGTTCAGCGGCGCCGACGACATCCGCAACCGGGTGGACGGGATGCTGCTGGTCGGCCCGCCGAACCGCAACGAGCTGTGGCGCGAGTTCGTCGCCGACCGCGACCCGGGCACGCCGGAGATCCTGCCGACCTACGAGAACGGCGCCACGATCCGCTTCGCCCGCGACCCGGCCACCGACCTGGACCGGCCCACGCCGACGTGGGCGTCACCGCGGGTCGTGTACCTACAGCACCCCTCGGATCCGATCGTGTGGTGGGGCCCGCGGCTGATGGTGAGCCGCCCCGACTGGCTGGCGGAGCCGCGCGGCGCCGACGTGTCACCCGACATCCGTTGGTACCCGATGGTGACGTTCTGGCAGGTCACGGCGGACATGGCGTTCTCAACCGGTGTGCCGGACGGGCACGGCCACAGCTACGGCGCTGAGCCGGTCGCCGCCTGGGCGGACATCGCCCCGCCGGAGGGCTGGACGCCCCAGCGGACCGCGGACCTCACCGCGCTCATCGCCGCAGGCGGCGGTGACTGA
- a CDS encoding CPBP family intramembrane glutamic endopeptidase, giving the protein MTAEPWIHWAPSSRALVLTVGLMMAVAITGHYGPPGSMLVAGPLGALLLLLLARSAGLDADDVGLGRRSWRRGAAYALVCIAAVAVVYLIGAALPATRTAFLDERYRSDMGTALLTAFVVIPLGTILFEEVAFRGVLWGLLRRDWGTTTATLVSSLFFGFWHVLPSLRLNQVNPAVTKMVGSGPAGQVLAVTGAVLFTGAAGLLFCELRRRSGSLLAPIGLHWAVNGLGVLVAAGLAG; this is encoded by the coding sequence GTGACAGCCGAGCCTTGGATCCATTGGGCGCCATCGTCGCGGGCCCTGGTCCTGACGGTCGGGCTCATGATGGCGGTCGCCATCACCGGGCATTACGGGCCGCCCGGGAGCATGCTCGTCGCCGGGCCGCTCGGCGCCCTGCTCCTGCTGCTCCTGGCCCGCTCCGCCGGGCTCGACGCGGACGACGTCGGCCTCGGCCGCCGGTCCTGGCGCCGCGGCGCCGCGTACGCGCTGGTCTGCATCGCGGCGGTCGCCGTCGTCTACCTGATCGGCGCCGCGCTGCCGGCCACCCGGACCGCGTTCCTCGACGAGCGGTACCGCTCGGACATGGGCACGGCGCTGCTTACCGCGTTCGTGGTGATCCCGCTCGGCACGATCCTCTTCGAGGAGGTCGCCTTCCGCGGGGTGCTGTGGGGGCTGCTGCGCAGGGACTGGGGTACCACCACGGCGACCTTGGTGTCGTCCCTGTTCTTCGGGTTCTGGCACGTGCTGCCGTCGCTGCGCCTCAACCAGGTGAACCCGGCCGTCACCAAGATGGTCGGCTCGGGCCCGGCCGGGCAGGTCCTGGCCGTCACCGGCGCCGTGCTGTTCACCGGCGCGGCCGGGCTGCTCTTCTGCGAGCTGCGCCGGCGCAGCGGCAGCCTGCTGGCCCCGATCGGCCTGCACTGGGCGGTCAACGGCCTCGGCGTCCTGGTCGCCGCCGGGCTGGCGGGATGA
- a CDS encoding sensor histidine kinase, with translation MITAPAPGELAPSVAQRLLRQLGLDTLYIMIGFPLGLITIVLFTTGFSLGIGTLIIWIGLPVLVATFMMARGFAILERVRLGAVFGRPAPPVLYKRAPDGASLVRRILTPLGDGQSWLDLVHGIFRFIPSTIAFSFAITWWVGALAGLTFPLWDWSIPRGPDDQDLPMLLGLGDAYSTRVIFHMAIGFFFAGTLYPVIRGATLLEALFARGLLCGVNELREQVAEAQAARDIAQAQKTAAVSAEATALRRLERDIHDGPQQRLVRLAMDLGRAEQQFATDPEAARATVAEALSQTRETLDELRALSRGIAPPILVDRGLPAALTALAGRCTVPVDLDAPHLSRLDPAVESTAYFVVAEALTNVAKHSHATEVRVSVEPATTGLLIVVTDDGIGGASLAKGHGLAGLSDRVQAAGGVMSVESPAGAGTTLTAAIPF, from the coding sequence ATGATTACCGCACCCGCCCCGGGAGAGCTGGCACCCAGCGTGGCCCAGCGCCTCCTCCGCCAGCTTGGGCTGGACACCCTGTACATCATGATCGGCTTTCCGCTCGGCCTGATCACGATCGTGCTCTTCACGACCGGCTTCTCCCTGGGCATCGGCACGCTGATCATCTGGATCGGCCTGCCGGTGCTGGTGGCCACGTTCATGATGGCGCGCGGATTCGCCATCCTCGAGCGGGTACGCCTGGGTGCGGTCTTCGGCCGCCCGGCGCCGCCCGTCCTCTACAAGCGGGCACCGGACGGCGCGAGCCTGGTGCGCCGGATCCTCACCCCGCTCGGCGACGGCCAGTCCTGGCTCGACCTGGTGCACGGCATCTTCCGGTTCATACCCAGCACTATCGCGTTCAGCTTCGCCATCACCTGGTGGGTCGGCGCGCTCGCCGGCCTCACCTTCCCGCTCTGGGACTGGTCGATCCCGCGCGGACCCGACGACCAGGACCTGCCGATGTTGCTCGGCCTCGGCGACGCGTACTCCACCCGGGTCATCTTCCACATGGCGATCGGCTTCTTCTTCGCCGGCACGCTGTACCCGGTGATCCGCGGGGCGACGCTGCTCGAGGCGCTCTTCGCCCGTGGCCTGCTCTGCGGGGTCAACGAGCTGCGTGAGCAGGTCGCCGAGGCGCAGGCGGCGCGGGACATCGCCCAGGCGCAGAAGACCGCGGCCGTGTCCGCCGAGGCGACCGCGCTGCGCCGCCTCGAGCGGGACATCCACGACGGCCCGCAGCAGCGGCTCGTCCGGCTCGCCATGGATCTGGGCCGCGCCGAGCAGCAGTTCGCCACCGACCCGGAGGCGGCCCGGGCCACCGTCGCCGAGGCGCTCAGCCAGACCCGGGAGACCCTGGACGAGCTGCGGGCACTGTCCCGCGGCATCGCGCCGCCGATCCTGGTCGACCGTGGCCTGCCCGCGGCGCTGACCGCGCTGGCCGGCCGGTGCACGGTCCCGGTCGACCTGGACGCCCCGCACCTGTCCCGCCTGGACCCGGCCGTCGAGTCGACCGCGTACTTCGTGGTGGCCGAGGCGCTCACCAACGTCGCCAAGCACAGCCACGCCACGGAGGTCCGGGTCAGCGTCGAGCCGGCCACGACGGGCCTGCTGATCGTCGTCACCGACGACGGCATCGGCGGCGCGAGCCTGGCCAAGGGCCACGGGCTGGCGGGCCTGTCCGACCGGGTACAGGCGGCCGGCGGCGTGATGAGCGTGGAGAGCCCGGCCGGCGCCGGAACCACCCTTACGGCGGCCATTCCGTTCTGA
- a CDS encoding helix-turn-helix domain-containing protein, with product MRSDLYSIEQVAELLGLHVRTVRNYVRDGRLKAVKIGKQYRITRADLAALTGEPATAEPGRRHVEVSSIVQIDGIGAASASRLSTLLTAGAQAPRASAEPLRIQTIHDEGHSRMKVVILGGPAETADIVRLIGDLLGPENGLLDKEEDDE from the coding sequence ATGAGGAGTGACCTGTACTCGATAGAGCAGGTGGCGGAGCTGCTGGGCCTGCACGTGCGGACGGTGCGCAACTACGTCCGCGACGGCCGGCTCAAGGCGGTCAAGATCGGCAAGCAGTACCGGATCACCCGGGCCGATCTCGCGGCCCTGACCGGCGAGCCGGCCACCGCGGAGCCCGGGCGGCGGCACGTCGAGGTGTCCAGCATCGTGCAGATCGACGGGATCGGCGCGGCGTCGGCGAGCCGCCTGAGCACCCTGCTGACCGCCGGCGCCCAGGCGCCCCGGGCCTCCGCCGAGCCGCTGCGGATCCAGACGATCCACGACGAGGGCCACTCCCGGATGAAGGTCGTGATCCTGGGCGGCCCCGCGGAGACCGCCGACATCGTGCGGCTGATCGGCGACCTGCTCGGCCCGGAGAACGGCCTGCTCGACAAGGAGGAAGACGATGAGTGA
- a CDS encoding DUF4180 domain-containing protein codes for MSDEVLQRNGVPVLVCAADGPVLAQVQDALDLIGSAFTRSDVVALPASRLGDDFFELRTGLAGEVMQKFVNYQIRLAIVGDISARVEASASLRALVLESNRGRHIWFVPDLPALDAYLGPSSS; via the coding sequence ATGAGTGACGAGGTACTCCAGCGCAACGGCGTGCCGGTGCTGGTCTGCGCCGCGGACGGTCCGGTGCTCGCACAGGTGCAGGACGCCCTCGACCTCATCGGCTCGGCGTTCACCCGCTCCGACGTGGTCGCCCTGCCGGCGTCGCGGCTGGGCGACGACTTCTTCGAGCTCCGCACCGGGCTGGCCGGCGAGGTCATGCAGAAGTTCGTGAACTACCAGATCCGGCTGGCGATCGTCGGCGACATCTCCGCGCGGGTCGAGGCCAGCGCGTCGCTGCGCGCCCTGGTGCTCGAGTCGAACCGGGGCCGGCACATCTGGTTCGTGCCGGACCTGCCCGCCCTCGACGCCTACCTCGGCCCGTCCAGCTCGTAG